Within Plasmodium coatneyi strain Hackeri chromosome 14, complete sequence, the genomic segment ATTAACGATCAGGGGTTAACATAGTTGAAATGATATGTGTCCCCCCTTGCTAGGCAATTCTGTatgaggaatttttttttttttctttcctgttCAACTTTATGTGAATTCGTGCAAAGTCTGTTAGGGTGGCACGGAGGCTGTCATCCTGTTGTTTGGGGGGCGGGGCAAACACGTTGGGAGCATCAAAACACAGGTGCAAATGCGAAGAttcaagtggaaaaaaaccTGCAGAAAAACGTGCAGGGATATTCCTGAAACGAGTTAATCGTCATAGCCTCCTCCTTCCAGTTCGCAACCGAGTTAAAGAACCACAAGGCGCACAAGTTGCGCGAAACTTACACACGTACGGAAGAGTTAAAAAGGCGCTTTTTCATTTGCACGTTTAACGGTCATTTGAAGTGACTGTTTGGTGTCACTTGGGGAGGGGCCACTCAACGGTGACAGTGTTGGTTCCCCTGTGAACGATTTTAAATCGCCCCTTCTTCCTCAGTGAAAGAAAACGCAACAGAATGGAAAGTAgctgaaatgaaaaaaaaaaataaataaacccATGGCCACGGAGAAACGCGTCCGAAGTGGGTAAAGGAAAGACGCTTTTGACCAAATTGGCCAATTATCACCTGAACGATctttttctcaattttgACATAACGGCAGGGGTGTGACCCACTGTGGAGGTAATCCACTGCGTCTGCTTTGTTgtattcctcctccttaacTCCCAGCCGAGGGACAGCCATGCACCCTTTTTAACACCCGAACAAACGGAGTAAGGGGGAGGCCACAACAAAAGGGTGCCATATGTGGTAGCTGCAATACATGGCATTAGCATATCAATTCGTGGGTCTACCTCAATGGGCGTAGGTAACCCTTTTGTCagctttttctctttcaatAAGGAGTATCGAATTGTACAATGCAAATGCGCTACACTGGGTCATGTCCGGTGGAGGCGATGCGATGCTTCCCAACGAATGACCACACGGAGGAGCGCAGTTCGGAGGAATATGGTTTTGAGCATATTTGCGTGTACTCTGCAAAGATGGGAGAACGGAAAGACCGGGATGGGAAAAGTCACCACGGGGAGGTACCTCTTTAGGAGTTGCCTAATCGGCCtgcttcacaattttttttttttttttttttcccccaaacCTCGCAAAAGAGGGGTCAGTACGTCCGTACTGCTTCGGACTGATTCGCAAGGAACGTGGGGGGTTATAGGAGACGTTTAACCAACAAGGTGATAACCCCGGATGGAAGTGACCATCCCCTTGTTCTCCAACCGTGGATCATTACGAAAGTAAAAGCAACTCTCTGCAAACACACCAAAGTGCACACGCGGCGGTTATAAAATTGAGAAGCGGACTTATCATGTTCGAAAGAAGCGACGCTTTAATGTGTATGGACCAGgggaagcattttttttcttatgtgATTAttcctccccccaaaaaatcacacaagaaaaaaaaaaaaaaaaaaaaggatcatACTTTGATGAAGTACCCTTTTCGATTACCTTCCTAATTAAGATGAGTAGGCCAACTTGTTCACGTTAATAATGCTGTTCGtctgtcattttttttttttttttttttggggggggcaCTTCTCAGTTGGCCATTCCGATGGGGCTACTTCTTTCATGTGGGACGGACGAATGTGTTATTCCCCTTGGGGATCCTTTTCGTTCTTCATCCCTTCCGTTCGAAGTGCGAACAGTTGGCATAGATTGGGCGGCGGCAGTCATGCATGATGCCAGCCGTCGAACTGGGAACCCCTCCACCGGTGAAGCGGTTGTTTGAGTTAAAAGTACATGCGTGAGAATACCTGGTCGTTAGAATAGCAGCGTCCTACTGGTTCAATTGCCTACCCATCCAAACTGCTTTGTAAACTCTTCTTCACTAATAAGCGGCAGTGTAATAATTCTTTCCCCCAGGAAGGTGCTCCCGCGTGCATGCAgatgcatatgcacatgcacatgtggtCGCCTGCGTGTGGCGAATCCCCTCCTTCCAGCGCAGAGTAGCTCCTtcgaggggggaaaagaaacacTATGCAGTGAGGGGTTCTTATTTTCCCCTGCACATCTTCGTTGAAAGGAGTTGTCACCTACTCGAGCGGCATGATGTGTTGATCATTTGAGGGAGgccttttttgttccttttttgttcctcattttgttcgtttttttttttcattttttttttcattttttttttcatttttttttccttttttgttcctctttttatgcctttttttttttcattttttttcactttatcaATTCGCAGCTCCTCCTGGGTGAGAGAAGAGAAGGCCCTTTTGTTGGTCCCCCCGGTATGCCATTTTTAAGTAGATAAGGATGGCTTTTTCGCATGTGCCGCTTTTTCGTCTCCTTCTTTTGCTTCCGTTCTTTCCGTTCACCTTTTGTGGGTTTCCTTCGCTGGGCGATTCGTAGGGCCGAAAACCTTACACCAACGCGTTCACGCACTTGCGTGTATACGACGGGGCGATGCCTATAGGCACAGGTGCGTATACCGCCTGCATGCGTGGGGGATACAACAAATCAGATCCTGCATGCGGTGTTACGCAAAGGTATTCGCACATAGAGAAACCATTTGGCACTGCTCGAACAAGTGTTGCTTGACATGGGGTTTCTTCTCTCCCCCACTTCGCCTACCTGCGTATTCCTACTTGCGATGAACAAGCGCAACgaagcgaaaaggaaaacaaagcaAAGCAACTAATAGCTGAGTGCAGAAAAGCAAAGGGAACTAATCGCTGAGCTCCGAAACGATAAGCAAGGAAATGAAGCAAAAGGCGGCTGAGCTGCAAAACGTTGGGGGCGAAACGTTGGGAGGCAAAAATTAACGTGTGTATTTGCATCCGTTCCTTTTCTCTCTCCTCTCCTCGTTTTTCCGCATTGCCCTTCCAGAGGTAGAACACCCTTACCAAGGTCGGCTCAAGGATGCACGGGGCTTCCCCCTCAAGCATCCCTTCTTCGTATGTTACATCGCCCGCCGCGACTTCCACACGTTAGGTATCACTTGGTAGTCATCATGTGCTAGTTAATacttttcctgttttttgctttttccgttttttcgtttttccgtttattcgttttttcgtttattcgtttatttgtttttttttttgttatttttttattttattattattattttttttctttttttcatttgcctCGTTTTATTGCCTCGTTTTGTTGCCCCGTTAATTTGGAGGCGTTTCATAGGATTGTTTTTGGCGTCGGCACAGGGTGGGATGTAACGCCGTGCATGCAGGTGAAGGTACACACGCGGTTACACGGGCAGGGGGAGCATCGCGCTCTTCGTGTGTGCACCCTGCATGTAGGTGTGAACCCATACCAGTTACACTCACGTGGATAGATATCACACCCACTTGGGGGGGACCCTAGTACGCGGGGCGGTCATCTGGAAAGGGCGACCCCCTGGTAATCTTACCGTGGGAACCCCCATCGGGGGTGTGTACCCCCACACGCCTAATCATACCGCAAACGCCTAATCATACTACACACGCCTAGTTATACCGCACTTGGGCGTTCACCTGGTAGGAGTCAGGTGTGACGTTGTGTAGGCGCTTCCCAGCTTGACGGCAAAAATGAACGGACAAGTGAAAAGCGGGCAGGGGCGGCGGGCTAGCCCCTCCAAGGTGGAGAGAGTCACGAACAGCGAAGcggaaaagaaggagttcTGCCTCTTCTACATCTGCGAATTGCTCAACACGATTTATTCCACGTATAAAAATAGCAAACCCATTTACGTGCATTTTGTTTGCTCCAAGGAGCGAGGGAGTGAAAGCGAAGGAGAGAGCGAACGTTCAAGCGGCAGCAAAAGTGGAAGCAAACGTGAAAGTATATTCGAACGAAAAAGTCAAAATAGAACCATTTCCGGGAGGAAAGGTTTCCATTACACCCCCAACTCGGTGCTGGAACAATATTTCCCCGactattttaaaaacgtGCACTTCCTCTGTGCACACTATGCTATGTGGGCAAATCAGCCAAGTAATGATGAAAGCAAAGGGGATTCCCCTAGCAGAGGCAACCTGAACGATGGAtcgaacaaacaaaaaagaagaggcaGCATCACCGACAATCCTGGTGATCAAAGTAAATCAACTTACCGAAAGGAACAGAccttttactttattttcaccttttacATGGAgccaaattttttatgggaagaaataaatataccTATATTTCACGACAGGGGCTATATCGATTGCAAGTTTGACTGCGTCAGCAATTTTATGAAATTGAATGACGGGGTGAATGTGATAAACCGGATCAAGTTGCGGGCACACAATCAGACGCTCATTCAGTGCATTCGGGGGGGTACAGCAAGCAGTGCCTCCCCCAAGGAATGTGTTCTCAACGGTGGTAATAAAAATACTAGCGTTTTGAATGGAGGTAATAACAAAACTAGCCTTTTGAATGGAGTTGATTCCACGAATCAGCCACAGGGAGATGTGCACCTCCTGCCCTTTTTCACCTCAAGTCAATGCTTGCGCAAAAATCACCAAGTCTGCCTCACCAGAGTGATCAGCTTTAATGATAAGGGCGTGTACTGTAAGAGGGACGAGGGAGAGGACCTCCCCATTCAGCTGCTGATTCTCGTTCAAAAGAAGCTGCAGAAAAGGTTAAAGAGCATGGAAAGGGAGGCAGCCCTGCTGTGCTATCTGAGAAGAAGCGAAACGAAGGAGGTAGACCACACACAGGGGGACTCCACCAAGTTCGTTCTCCCCAAAGAGGACACACCGAAAAGCGGTTCCGATTTTAGTGCCACAATCCGAAGTGATGATCATTCCGACGACACCCCCCGAAGCAGTGGCAGTAGAAAAGGGGACCTCCATGTGGATCGTCCCAACTCGAACCACTCTCGGGACAACCTTGCGGGGGTCGACTACGATGAGATTCACAAGCTCATCAATTCCGCAGAAAcgattttcaaaaaaagaatctcAGACCAGCAGCTGGAGAAATTGCTCCTCCGGATGCGCAGCAGGGGGAATGACCACAGTGAGGCAACTCGAGGGAGTCTTTCCCATCTTGCTAACCTCACCAACCTTGCGAACGTGGCGAATATTAACAAGCTAGCCAACGTAGCAAAGATTAGCAGTATTCCTAACCTGGGCACCCCTGATAGGGGTCTCTCACCCAGCAGAGCGAACTTCCCAAAGGATGAAGCCGTGGATGTCCACTTAGGCCTCGAAGACTATTATGAATTTGTTCGCTCtggtaaaaatgaattaaacaACACGTTGCGAGACTCTTGGAAGCTCGGTATTGATGTTAGCAAGACGagcaaaaagaacaaatttgcgTGACATGTGtgtgaaacttttttttttatatatttttttatcgaCGATACaacattatatgtacattccgCGTTTTGCGCTATCCGTGCGAAAAATTATGCCAGACAGGGGTGTtttgtgtgcacacaaaCTCCCCTCCGTTTTACCTGAACGGTGCAAGGTCAGCCATTAGCGGCCTTTCCTGCGTCTATTGCTGCGTCTCTTGTTCCGCTTTTTGCTGCGCTTTTTGCTGCGCTTTTTGCCGCCCTGCTCTGATGCTCTACAGTTTTATTCTCTTACGTCTTTGCAACACGGTCGCTGTCTGTCGTTGTTAGTGGTTGTGGTTGGTTCGCTTGACGCGGGTTGGGTGAAATACTCCACAGCTCTACACGAACAACTGCACAATTGTGTGAATAAACGCGCACTTTACAAAATCACTCAtgtgtacagaaaaaaaaaacaaaaaaaggaaaaacaatcTACTGAATTAGTGAGTGAattaattttacaaaaataacaatttGGTAAAAGCTCATGTGTCACTGTATATGGGAATATGCTCACATGTGAGGGTAACTatgaaaaggtaaaaacttggaaaaaaaaaaaaaaaaaaataatagctAGCTGGCTAGCTGTATGAatcgttcaggtgaaaaaaaaaaaaaaaattacttgtACATGTGTGCACGTGCCATATATTTTACTCCTGCACGGGTATAAGCGTCACTCATTTGGTTCGCATGGGTCGGCATGCTGCTTCTCGCCGTGGTGAAAAAGGGGCGTACTTGTGGCAACGCCGGTTGCAAAGAAGGGTGCGTTCAGTAGCGATGCAGCGAATTGAGCGAAATGTCATCTCACCGCATGTTATCACATGTTATCACATGTTTTCACATGTTTTCACATGTGTCTACCCGCGATGACCCTGAAGATAATATTAGCCACGGCGTTCTCGTTGTTCGTCTTGGTGCTAATGCATCGGGCGACCTTCAACGCAGGTTTGGTGGAGCCCTTCACGACGACGGAGTAGCCTGTGGAAGCAAGCATCTCCAGATCGTTGTTATCATTTCCAATGGACAAAATATGATTCAATGGAATGTCATAAAATTGAGCATACAGTTGAATGGTCTGTATTTTCGATGTATTAATAGGAGAGAGAACAATCTTTTTCTTATGGGGAGGCACGTAAATCTTAAATCTGTTTTCCAACTCGTGAAATAATTCCGTGTGCAGGTCCTTAAGTGGTTCCTGTTcaggataaattttttcataaatttcGATAGACACAATGTCACCTATCATGACTATGTCCTTCACATGGGTTAGCAAAACTGCATTCTGTCTATTGTCCAAGGAGTTGGTAGGTCTTGCATTTGTTCCTACATCATCCCTCAGGCCACATACCGCATAGTGCTTCTTAAACTCTGGCTCGTCGTTAAAGACATACACAACATTGGGTGTTATAAAGACGGCATTTTTCAATGCATTGTGTGAGGACAAAGCGAATAGAATAAATTCTATATCGATCATGTTAAATTTTCTATACACATAATCTACTCCTTTGATATTCAGGTAAGCTCCATGAGAGTACACtccatccattttttctatttcgtATGTGTCCTTTTGCTTCTCTGTAAACATTCTCAtagaaaaattgtgcaatCTGCCTGTTGCCAGAATAACCTTAATACCTAATCGCTTGGCTGATTCTATGGCATTTAAATTCTCGTCACTTATTTTGCTATTATCATCGGCAAGTGTACCATCAATATCGATGGCTATTAGCTTTACCGAATTTCTTTGTAATAAATCGTTCAGGCACTCATCGGACTCTTTGTACTTTAGCAGCTCCTGATACTTTTTctgaatgtacacatttcttCTGGAGCCGTTTTTcgggtgcaaaaaaaaaaaagcgaattCTCGATTAGGGCTTCATGCTGACCCAGGAGTACACAGCAGGCCAGGGTTAACAGGGCCAGGCACGTTCTCGCGGGGGTTATCATCTTGGCGGGGAGGAGGCCGAATGGGGTAATTTATAGGTGTGTAGAATTATACTAAGTGTAGTTTTCCACTAGGTGTGTTTTTCTACTAAATGTGTTTTTCTACAAAGTGTGTTTTTAattagggggaaaaatgcggCGGAAAAGCCAAGCACAGTGGGGAGTAGCTAAACGgtgaaggtgaaaaaaaaaaaaaaaaattcgcctaaaagggagtaaaaattaatttatgttaattaaattaaataaaaaaaattaattatattaaattaattaaattaaaataaattaattaaattaaatataacGCGATGacgaatgaaagaaaaatttggtCCTGtgaaaatgtacacattttttttttttccatttttaaatttgaatTGGCCCTTTTAAAATGCATCCCCCTTGTCGCATGTTTTGCAGAGTACACCCCTACGTTGCGCTGCTCCCCTTCGTTTGTTAATCCTCTGATGCATTCCCTCTGCAAGCTGGTATGCCGAGCGAAGCCCTGCGTTCTCAGGAAGacctatatatgtacttccTCTGTGTAGGCTGCATGCGATGCCCTGCCTGCTCCCCTTAGCCAgcccttgtttttttttttaaagacgCTGCCTTTAGGAggcctcctcctccttgcGTATGGTGTGCGTGCAGTGTGCTGCGCGCATTCCGTCGAATTTTATCGCATCGCTATAGTGTCATCCCCTTACAatcctttttcaatttttttttgccttttctgcTGATTGCTTTTTCCTGGCACGATCGGGCATCctacactatatatataaatatatatataaatacatatgtgcatgcattATACACATGCGTCGGAGCAAATAGGGTGTATCCCCTTTGGCCCTTTCCATTTCGGCATGTACTCGGGCAGGAAAGCTTCCTTCCCTGTTGGGCGAGGAAGAAACACACCTTGTGGCGTAGCAGCATCGCGTCAGCGCGTTATGTGAGGTGTTCCCTAATACGAACTTCGCGGGCTACTGCAATGAGTGACTAAATTGAAGTCaccctttcttccccaccgctgtgtgcaaaaaaagggaagaaaaactacTCGTGTGTTAGGGGCTACGTTTCTTTCCATTGGCCAAGGGGAGTGCATTTTCACAAAATACATGGCATGCAGcgcgataaaaaaaaattaaagcaacaaaataaatgacacGCGTAGGAATGCAATTCGACAGAGTTGGCGTAGCCATGTCACTTCCAGAAGAGGCATAACCCCCCAATGGAAAAAAGCCCTCCCCCTTCGTGCGAGTAGCTTCCTCCCCTTtaactcaaaaaaaaaaaaaaaaaattaagcatgCACACAGAGGGGGGGGATAAGGAAAAGGGTACTAAAATTCGAGGCCGCGATGAGGagtttatataaatatatataaataaatgtacacatatagatatacacagatatatatatcggCGTAGCCTTTGGGGGCCCCTCCCAACGTATCGCCTTACCTTTTGTCCGTTTTATCACCTTCCTACCATCCGCCAGTGAGTAGtgcatgtacacatttgctaaaaaaaaaaaaaaaaaaaaaaaaatgtgtaagtTCTGCTGGATGTAGCGTGAAATTGAAGTCTCTATGTATTCCACCTCAAACGAATAGCTCAGGTGTGGAAATGCTCgccactttttcttttctttttttaccacacTGGGGAGTATTTCCATGTGAGTGAAGCACAAAGCATTGTTCTCGTGCGATAAAATGGTTACACTGTTTTGGCAGATCATCAAGCGTAATTCGTTCTGTGTAATCGTGGGAGGTTTGTTTTCGCGTCATGTTGTACTGGTTTACCTTCACCACGTCCAGTCGTTGTTCgaattttcccccattttccACCGGGGGACATACTTTATATTGTAGGCAAAAGGCACATGTGcgaataaaaattatgaacaggtcaggtaaaaatatgtacccATCTTATGCttgcaaaaagaaatggtGTTGGGAGGGGGGTGCCATTTCTCCACCAGCGTAATGATTGTTTCCTGTGTTGTCGCATTTTTGAGGTTaatgaaggaatgaatgGTCTATAACGTGGG encodes:
- a CDS encoding Hydrolase, whose amino-acid sequence is MITPARTCLALRNVYIQKKYQELLKYKESDECLNDLLQRNSVKLIAIDIDGTLADDNSKISDENLNAIESAKRLGIKVILATGRLHNFSMRMFTEKQKDTYEIEKMDGVYSHGAYLNIKGVDYVYRKFNMIDIEFILFALSSHNALKNAVFITPNVVYVFNDEPEFKKHYAVCGLRDDVGTNARPTNSLDNRQNAVLLTHVKDIVMIGDIVSIEIYEKIYPEQEPLKDLHTELFHELENRFKIYVPPHKKKIVLSPINTSKIQTIQLYAQFYDIPLNHILSIGNDNNDLEMLASTGYSVVVKGSTKPALKVARCISTKTNNENAVANIIFRVIAGRHM